The following DNA comes from bacterium.
TTAAAGGAAAAACAATTTCCCCGAAGCATGGCTTCGGGATATCGAGCGGCAGCATGGCCGCCGCAATCCGGACGCGACGCGGCATTATGAACCGCCGCGACGCGGGGCGCGGCATCCAGCGCGACATGCAGCCCATTCCGGCTCCGCTGTACCTACGCGGAACCTGCGCGTTATGGCGCGACGCGTGGGAAACGGAAGGCCGGGCGGCGGGCGAGCCGCCGCTCGCCCCTACGGGAAATTTGAGGCGGCTATGGTTTAATGCGGAACGTCGGAAAAGGCCCGGAAAATTCCCGCATCCCCTGAGTAAAACTGCGTTTGACAGTCCAAAGGGGGGGCGGCCTGCCCTTCCATTTTGGAACGTTGCCTGAATGGTGGGATTAACATATTCTTCCTTCTACGAATAATGGCGGAATGTCAACATGGGAAGGCCATGGAAAGATCTGTTTTTGCATGCGAAGATTGTCTGATATTAATCCGTCCAGATCGCTTTTAGCAGTTCGGCTTTGGGGCGATGGTATGAAGAAATTGCCCAAAATATCATCAGAGTTCGTCAGGATCAAGCCTTTGAACCAGAAAATCCCGTGAACCTCCACCGACATCAAGTACACCCTCCCTCCAAGTTTGAATCCCATCGGAATCAACAAATATTCCGGATATATTCCCGGAAGTAACATTTAAATTAATAACTTCTCCCGACGGATGGCTGATGTATGGATTTCGTGCTTCAAATTTCAAACTAGCGCTATTGCAGTTACCCGCCAGCACCAGTTCGTCATGGCCAGCCTTTGCAATTACCATTCCATCCATATAGTCTTTAATATCACTCAATCCAAATGCCCATATTATGTTTTCATCTATGTCCATTTTGGCTAAAGATGCGCGCCAAAACGAAATGTATACCCCGTCAGAAGTCGGAACAATACCGCGAGTCCAATATGGTAGTTCCTGGAAGCACGCTGCTTTTTTTAGCTCACCTGAATCGCTAAATTTCAAAAGTATTGGCTTTTGAACCCCGTTGCTGTAGTACTCTGTTCCGCCGCCTAGGTAGATATCGCCTGTGTCGGATATGGCCAGGTCGTTTCCATATTCCTTTGACGGAGTCTCCCATCTACGCGCCCAAATAAAGTTGCCATCCATATCAATTTTCATTATCTCCAAATCGCCTTGGCCTGCTTCGGCATCCCAATTGTATCCTCCTGCATACAAATATCCGTTTTGCTGGTCAATTTCGCTCGGATAAGCAACCGCGCCAGGATAGGCGCGCGCCCAGATTAGCTGGCCCGATGAATCAAGATTTAATATTATACAAATTTTATCGGCCGCATCGCTTATAAAACCCAACACGTAAACAAATCCATCTTCATTAACGACAACACTTCTGGCGACCGATTCAACACCAGCCAAAAATAACTTGGACCACAGAATGTAGCCATATTCGTTATAGCGTTGAATTAACAAGTCATTATGAGGCTCTGGCTCAAAGCTGGTTGCTGTCCATCCAGCAACGTATACGCCGCCCTCATTGTCGGCGGCAATGCCTCCTGCACAATCGTTAAAAGTAGTATGGTAGGTAGTAGCCCAATAAAAGTTGCCATATTGATCAAAAGTAGCAAGCAATATGTCTCTAAAAGGATCATCCTCAACACTTATATCGCCAACTATGCATTCCGAGTCATTTGATGTGGATGTGACCTCTAGCGCGTACTCAGACAAAACGGAGCCCCAAGAATGGTACCAGTCCACATGCGATACCGCAAATGAAAAGGGAAAGCTGGCCATGCCAAAGGGACTAGTGAGTTCGAGCATTCCAACGTAATCTCCCGGCTCTCCAAGCATGACAACTGGTGTTGCTTCGGAAGATTGCGACGGCACAGCATAATCTCCAAATGTCCAATTGTATGCTAGTGGTTCTGACCCAACGACATCTGCAGAAAACTGAACTTGGGTTGCACGATATCCGCTTAAAGGCGAAACCGATAGTATTTGTGGAGGCGCGCCCGGGCCATAAACTGTAAAAGTAAAATGAAATTCATCCTCCCCCGAAGAATTCGTCGCCTTAAAAATACCATCGTATTCGCCAGCGGTCGCAAATACAATTTGTGGCCAAAAATCGGATGAATGGTTCGGTACAGCTCCGCCTCCAAAATCCCAAGAATAGTACATTGGTTCTGTGCCATTTACCGATGCTGAAAATGTGGCCCGGTCGCCTTCAATGCCGAACAGTGGGGAAACAGACTTAATGTTGGGCACATATGGATTGGCAACAACATCAAGATTGAAATGCCTGGAATCGCTACCTGCTGGATTTGACACGGTAAGTAGGCAATCATATTCACCTTCTGAGCCAATTTGCTCGGTTGGTTGCTGCAGATTACTGGCAGATGGAGTGGCTGCATCTCCAAAACTCCAGCTGTAAATAAATGGCTGAGTTCCGGAAATTGCTGCCCGAAATACAACTGAATTTCCGGCAAGTGCACTCTGGGGTGCAATACTCATAATATTTGGCCTTATTAAGTTTGCCGGAATTTGGATTATATTGCTACTATCTCCCTCCGAATTATCACTGGCCACCGGAACGACGCATACAAAACCTTGTTGTCCCATCGGTAGGTTTAGAGTGATTTTATGTTGAGCTAGTACTTGCTGGCTTACGGGAGTTGGCGCGCCGATTTGGATATATTCGCCTTGCTCAAGCGAAGAAGTCAAGACTACATAGCCCCATACTTCGTTTAGGAACCTTAATGCGATTGGTGTTATGTCGCTTATTCCAACCACGCCGTCACCATCGCCGTCTATCCATGCCTCCAGCGCGTCGTCGCCGATGCCGTCGTTTGTGAGCGCGCCGAAGTGGAGCGCGATCGGCGTGATGTCGCTTACGCCCACCTCGCCGGAGACGTCGAAGTCGCCAAGGTTCACGTAGCTCCAGCTAAGCGTGTTCGTCCCCGGATCGTACGCGAGATCGGTCACCCGGCCGGCGTCGCCCTGGGGGGCTCTTGATACGATGCGGTTCCCGCTTGCGGAATTGCGCGAGCCGCCGCCCGCGATTCCCGATTCGCGCGTGCCGCCCGCGATTCCCGATTCGCGCGCGCCGCCCGCGATTCCCGATTCGCGCGCGCCGCCGCCCGGCGCTGCAGCTCCATTGCCATGTATTTCTTCGAGCCGGCGGATGAGTTCGCTACGAAGCGTTTCGAATACCGCGGGATCGGCGCCGTCCGGAGTTTCGTAGCCGCGGATTTCGTCGAGCGCGGATTCGAGCGCGACGGATTTCGGTTCGGCGATTGCGATTCCCGTTTCGGGCGAGTCCCGCCAATCGCGGGAACGATGTCCGCCCGCGTCGCCTGCGGAGTTTCTATGCTTGCCCGCGGAGCAGGATGGGACAAGGAGCGATGCGGCCAAAAGCGCCGCGGCGATTGCGAATGCGGCAAGCGACTTTGTCATCCCTGCACCTCCGGCGGGCGTTTATTCCGCCAAAACCAGCAAATTATAGACGGAAAGATTATTGCGGAAAATTGGGGAAATGTCAAATGTGCAGAGCGAAGTGTGAAGAGTGAAGAGGGATGAGCCATAAGGCAAAAGGGAAAAAGAAAGACGGAATCGAGCGTTGAGAAATCAAGGTTGACGGCCGGGCGCCTTTCCGGAGAACTGCGCATTACGACCCTGGCAGGCGGATTATTTTGAATATTCAAAATATTCAAAAAACCGACTATGCTAACATCGCGCGCCTTGAGAAACGACGCGACAAAGCATCTGCTGGCCGCACGGCATGAGCAGGCTCCATTTTTCGGACTCGAAATGACGCTCGCGGACAGGCGGCTGGCCCGGCGTGGGCGCGGTTTTTTGAAATGGCTCGGAACGTTCAAGGGCGTCGTCTATTCGGTGCTGTTCGTTTCCGCGGCGGCGTACGCATACTTGATGGCCACCGCGTTTCCCGGCGGGGGGGAGGACTTCCGCGAGCTTTTTTTCGGGATAGTGTGCTTCTGGGTTACGCCGATTTACGCGTGCTTCAACGCGCTCGCGGCGGGCGCGTCCACGCTTTCGCAGACTTTGGAGTATAACCAGCCGTCCGAGTTCGCGCTGTCGGGGCATGCGCCCGAGCGCGTGGGCGCGGAGATTTACGCCTGCCGGGCGTACAGGCACTTTCCCGCGGCGATCCTGTACGCCGGGCTTGTCGCCGGCGCGATCGCGTACCTGGAATTCAGGGGCGAGGGTGTTTTCAACGATTTCAATCCCGCGTTTTACCCGCTGTTCATGCTGGCGGCCCTTGTCATGCAGTATGGACTGTTTGCCGCCGCCGCGTTCATCGGGGTGCTGATTTCGAATCACGCGTGGCGGTTCATAGCGGTTTTCGGTTATTTCATCGTCCAGATGGCTCTGCCCGTTTTCACGGCGGTGCTTTTGTCCGTTTCCTTCCAGTCGTCGGTCAACGAGGAAGCGGCGGAGCTTGCGGCGATGTGCGCGGCGCCGTACGGCCCCGTTTATTACTCGATCAACCTCGCCGAGGCGTCGGGCGGATTCTCGGCCTACGACGCGGCGACCGGATACGCGCTGTCCATGGGCGCGCAGATCGCGATCGCGATCGCGTGGTATCTGGGGACGATCGCGCTGTTCAGGCGCCGCGTGCTGTCGTGATTTGAATCGCGGGAGTAATCAATTTCGTGCGCGCGCGGATTCAGAAAAGCAGGTTGTTGTTCAGCCACGCCATGATTATCCGGTCGAGGCCGTTGCCCGCGGACAGGATATCGGTGCCGTGCCGGTTGCCGGGGTACATCTTGAGCTTCGGCGGGTCGGCGGTGTCGAGAAGCCGCTCGTACAGCGCGCGAGAATCCGCGGCGGACGGGTTGTCGCTTTCGCTTGCGACGATCATAATCGCCCGAGTGCCGTATCGTTCGGCGGCGGGCATCGTCTCGATTCCGCGGTAGTTCAGCCCAGGCGACAAAAGCACGACCGTGCGCACGTGCCTGTCCTGCGCGGCGTAGTTTATCGCAAGGTTCGCGCCGATGCTTGCGCCGATTATCGCTATTCTGTCCGTGTTCACTTCCTTGCGCGTTGCGAGGTAGGAAACCGCGCCCGACACGTCCAAAAGCATCGAGCGGAAGTCGCCGTCCCCGAACTCCCGCCATGTGCGGCCCGCCTGGTCGAACTCCAGGCTCTCTCCATGGCCGCGCAGGTCTATCGCGAGCGCGCAGTAACCCTCCGCCATCACCAGCGGGGCGATCGCGTTCCAGTCGTTGCGCGAGCGCGAAAGCATGTGCAGCATTATCACCACGGGTACCTTTTGCATCCGCAGCTTCGCCGGGCGGAAGAATGTGCCCGCGATGTTGACGCCGTCGCTTGTGCGGTAGGTTATCCGCTCGGTCGTGTATTCCTCGTCCGCAAGCGCGCGCGGGGGCGCAAAAACCGCGCCGCTGAACGCGGCCAAAAAAGCCAAAAGCAAAAAATGCCGTCGCAACGAAACCTCGCGGGCGTAATGCTATCCGCCGCCCACGAATGTTACCACCTCGACTCTGTCTCCGTCCCGTAATTCGGTTTTTTCCCAGTCTTCGCGGTAAACCACCGCGCCGTTCACTTCGACGACCACAAGACGTTCCGGCGCGCCGATTTCGGCCAAAATCCCAGGAATCGCAGGAGCGGATTCGTAGCTCCGCTTCTTTCCGTTGACGGTGATTTCGATCACGCCGCGATGATATCACGGCGCTTGTGAAAAATTGCGATTCCGATTGCGCCGTTTGCCGCCTCCGGCACTAATGGTAAACTAAAGGCGATGGACAAAACTCCGTTGCCACTTAAAGGAGACGAGCTTACCGAGCGCGTCGCCAAAGATTACCCGAAGGCCGAGAAATTCCTATCGGCTCGCGGCATCCGGCTGAAACAGGCCGGAGCACCGGTTGTCTACGGAACGCTTTGGGATCTGCTGCGCGCGCATGAAGGCAGAGAAGGGGCCGCGCGCCTTTTGGAAGAACTCAACGAAAAGCTCGCGACGTAATCCGACCCGGACGCGAACCGGCCCCGCAAGGCGGGATCGGCGATACGTTGGGAGGCCCCTAGACTTTGGCCAGCAATGCGAGACGGGATTCGCTGACGCCGATTTGGCCCAGCCCGCCCACCTCGACGATCACGCGCCCGTCGTCGCTGATGAAGCCGATAGGCACGTAAACGTAACTCGGAAGCTCGATACCCTCGCGGGTGAAACCCACGCGGACGCCGGAAATCACGAACTCCTCGTCCGTCTGCGGATTCTTGACCGCGACGCGCACCTCGCCGCTGGTAGGCTTGCCGCCGCGGTCGGGCCGCTGGGTGTACGCGGGAATCAGCATTTTGACCACGAAATGATCACCGGCGAACATGTTCCTCGACAGCTTGTCGAAGTACCACTGGCCGGAGAACCGCTTCTTGAATTTGAACGGGTTGGATGTGGACAGCCACCAGATGTCGTTCTTTTCGTCGTAGCTGCCGTCGCAGTCGAAGTTGTACGCGCGGATGTACGCGGCCTGATCGGCGGGGCTTGAAAGGTCCACCTGCCCCGGCGCTTTAAGCACACCCGGCGTATCCTGCGCGAAAAGCGCATGCGGCGCGATGAGCGCGGCCGCCAGAAGTAGCGCGAGCGATATTCCCCTTGACATGGCCTGATTCTAAATGCGCCCGCGGGCGTTGTCAATCTCGTCCGGCGGAACGGTTGCTCCCGGAGCAATTTCGCTCAATCCTTCGCGCTGTTGACCGGAGCGCTGCAAAAGGGGGATAATGACGGCGGTGCGCCTCTGGCGCGGGGAAAGGCGGTGGCAAAGATGCACAGGGAATTCAGCGGAAAGCGGATGGCGGCCGAGCTTCGGGTCGGGATCGTCGTCTCGCGGTTCAACGATATGGTGACGAAGCGCCTGCTTGAAGGGGCGCTCGACGCGCTTGCGCGCCACACGTCCGGCGAGGGCGGCAGCGCGGACGTGTTCTGGGTGCCGGGCAGCTTCGAGCTTCCGATGACGGCGCGCCGCGTCGTCAACACGAAGCAGTACGAGGCGGTGGTCGCGCTCGGATGCCTGGTGCGCGGCCAGACCGACCACTACGAGCTTTTGGCGCATGAAGTGACTAAAGGGCTGGCGCAAATCGCGATAAAAAGCGTCATCCCGGTCACGTTCGGAGTGGTGACCGCGGACACGGTCGAGCAGGCGCTGGAGCGCGCGGGGCTGAAGCAGGGCAACAAAGGCTTCGACGCGATGGTGTCCGCGATCGAGGTGGTCAGCCTGTACCGCCAGATCGCGGAAGTGGAAGCGGAGCAGTAGGGGCGTGCGGCGCACGCCCGGTGAGTGGTAGGGGGCGGTTTACCCGCCCCCACAATTAGGTGGGCGGGGATAAACCCAGCCCGTACAATTTATGAGAAAAAAACTGCTTGCGGCGAACTGGAAGCTGTACAAGACCTTCGAGGAGGCGGACGGCTACGCAGCGAAACTCAAAGCCGCATTCGGCGGAACGCAGCCAGAAATAGACGTCGCGGTTTGCGCGAGCTTTCCGTACCTGCGCGATTTGATTCGCGCGTTCGAGGGCACCGGCATCGCCGTCGGCGCGCAGAACGTGTCGGAATACGTCGAGGGCGCGTATACCGGCGAGGTCGGGGTGCGCCAGCTTTCGGGCTACGGGCTGCGCTACGCGATACTCGGCCACAGCGAGCGGCGAAACGTCTTCGGGGAAAGCGACAAGCTGATACGGAAGAAGCTTGAGCTTGTCCTTGCGGAAAGCGAGCTTTGCCCGATCCTGTGCGTCGGCGAGCCCTTGGAAGTGCGCGAGGGGGGGGAGGCGGCGGCTTTCGTCGCGAACCAGCTTGACGGCGCGCTGTCGGGGATTCATCGGGAGCGGGTGCGGCGGCTGGTGATCGCCTACGAGCCGATATGGGCAATCGGCACCGGAGTCAACGCGAAGCCGGAGGACGCGCAGGAGATGTGCGCGTGGGTGCGCACGGTGGCGTCGGATTTCCTGTCGGCGGAAGTCGCCGCGGAAATGCGCGTGCTTTACGGCGGGAGCATCAAGCCCGCAAACTGGGCGGCGATAGCCGCGGGCGCGGACGTGGACGGCGGACTTGTCGGGGGCGCGTCGCTGGACGCGGACGCGTTTTTCGAGCTGTACCGGATTACCGCGGGGCGTGTTGGATAGGTTTGTCGAGGACTCCTCGGATCACTTCGCCGCAGCCTGGTAAATCGCAGGGCGGTATCTGGGCTTCGGAATCCGTTTCCCCGACGCCTGCGCCGCTTCAATCCATGCGGATTTCGCGATAAGCACCTCGCGCAGAGCCTTCTCCGGCGTCGAGCCGAAGGCCGAGCAGAATTTGAGGTCCGGAATGTCCGCGACATAACATCCGTCCTCGTCACTGTAAAACACGTTGACGTGGTAATCTTTCATTTGCCGTCACCCACATCCAGCCCATAACGCTCAATAATCGAGACAAGCTGCCTGAGCTGGTACGTCTTTATTTTACCCCCGAAGTTCTGGATATTGATCAGTTCGTTAACACCCGCGCGCCGAAAAATATGGTGGCTTCCCTTTTTTCGGGCAAGGCGAAATCCTAGAGCATCGAGCAGGGTTAAGACGTCTGCAAAGGAGACGTTGCCTGAACCGCGCAACACCTGTTCCAGCAATTTTCGTATCTTGGTCATTAAGCGTCAAAATACGGGTAACCGAGTCATTCTATCTTAATTTAACTTAGATATTTCTAATAAGCGCCTCTACCCGCCGTAATTCACGATCGTGAACTGGATCGGGAAGGGCGCGCTGCCGTGCCAGAACGGAGCCGGCTCCTGATTTAGCCGCGCCGTGGACATAAAAGCAAATTGAGCCGGCGGCATGTCGCTCGCGAAAAAAACGCGGCGTCGGCTTTTCCAGTCCCCGTCCCGCTTGCCCCGATTGTCACAAAGATTTTTCCGCCGCAGGCTGTCCATTTCCGGCAATACTTGACAAATGTTGGCTATAATAAGCGATGGAGGCGTAACCGAGCCAAGCCCGTTTTCCGGGCGGGGCGCCCGGCCTCCCGGAGGTTATTTTGAGCGATACTTTGAATTACCTTGATTCGGCGGAAGGGCGAAGTGAATCGTACATGCGCAGGCGGCGGTGCGCGCTGTACGACGCGTACTTTTCGGGCAGGCCGTACGAGAACGAGCGGGAGTGGCGCAGCCTGCTCGGGTACTCGGCGGAAGTTTCCGCACCCGCGATTGTAGTCAACTATCCGCGGCTGGTCGTGGAGCGTCCGGCGCACTTCGCGTTCGACCGGGTCGCGGGCGTGGAGGCGGCTGACCCCGCGGCGCAGGAATTCGTCGAGCGGGCAATCGCCGGACTGGAGATCGGCGGTATAAGCTCGCTGGATGCGCTTTTAAGCGAAGCGGCGATAGAGGCGTCCATCAAGGGTGACGCGCTGCTTGTGTTCGATCCGTCGGGATTGGTGAGCGCGGGAAATGCAGGCGAGACGCCGGCCCTCCCTGTTTCAGTCATCCCCGCGGAGGATTACACGCTTGAATGCGATCCCCACGACGCGTCGAAAATTGCGTTCATCCGCATCGAGTACCGGATCTCCGATGGGAACGGGAAAGAAACCCGGCACAGGCGGGAGCTGCATCCCGACCGGATTCTTGAATTCATCGGCGACGCGCCGAAGGGCCGCAGGATTTGGTTCGGCGGAAACGCGGCGCACCTTGCGGGCGCCGCGCCGGACGAGCCGAAGGAATGGCGGCTCGTCTCCGCCGCGAAAAATCCGCTGGGCGAGATACCCGCGGTCGTCGTGCGCAACCGGCCGCGCGTCGGGCGGGCTTACGGCGAAAGCGACTTCGCGGATCTGCTGACGATATTCGACGACATCAACTGGAAATACTCGCAGAGGTCGCGCAACATCAGCCGGACGATGAACGCGATTCTGAAATCAGTGAACGGCCGGATTCTGAACGACGTGATTTCCGAAAACGGCGTGCTGTCGGTGATCGGCGAGGGCGCGGAAGTCGGGTATCTCATCAACGACGCGGACATGAGGGAGATCTCGACGCATATCGCGGAGCTGCGCCGGGCGCTTTTCGAAATAAGCGGGGTGACGGTGCTGGACGCGGAGAAGCTTTCCGGATACGGCGCGCTGTCCGGATTCGCGCTGTCCGTTTTGTATGAGCCATTGATCGCGCTTGCGGAGAAAAAGCGCCGGACGATCGGCGGCGCGGTGGAGCGGTTCCTGTCGAAGATCGTCCGGGCGGGATGGAAGCTGGGATTGATCGAAACCGAGCCGGAAAGCTTCGGCGTGCGGATCAAGTACGGCGCGATGTTCCGCGAAAGCGAGCGCGAGCTTGCGGAAAAGCAGTCGAGATTGCTCGCCGCGATCGACGCGGGACTTTTGACGAAGGAGCAGGCGGGGAAGGCAATGGAAACAAGTTGACAGTTGGACAGTTGACAGTTCGACAGTTAACTGCGGTTGTTCGACAAAATACACCGGACATGCGAAGCAACTGTCAACTGTTAACTGTCAACTCTGAACTTGATTACAGATGCAATCCGGATTATCAACCGGAAAAAGAAACTATGTAATTTTAAGGAGGATCGTGTATGGCACTGACTTTGGCGGACGCCGCGAAGCTTGAAACGGACGCGCTTAAAAAGGGGGTGATCGAAACCTTCGGCGAGTTCTCGCCTGTCTTGGAAGACCTTCCCTTCATCGAGGTGCAGGGCAACAGCTACAAGTACGCGATCGAATCGTCGCTGCCCGCGGTGGAATTCCGCGAGGTGAATTCGGCGTACACCGAGAGCGCGGGCGAGTTCACGCAGGCGAGCGAACCGCTCGTCATATTCGGCGGCGTCGTGGACGTGGACCGCTACCTGCAGCAAACGCGCGGCAGCATAAACGACCAGCGCGCGATCCAGACGCGGATGAAGGTGAAGAGCCTGGCGCTCGCGTTCACGCGCAACTTTTTCGAGGGCGACACCACGGCCGACCC
Coding sequences within:
- a CDS encoding 6,7-dimethyl-8-ribityllumazine synthase — encoded protein: MHREFSGKRMAAELRVGIVVSRFNDMVTKRLLEGALDALARHTSGEGGSADVFWVPGSFELPMTARRVVNTKQYEAVVALGCLVRGQTDHYELLAHEVTKGLAQIAIKSVIPVTFGVVTADTVEQALERAGLKQGNKGFDAMVSAIEVVSLYRQIAEVEAEQ
- a CDS encoding type II toxin-antitoxin system HicB family antitoxin translates to MKDYHVNVFYSDEDGCYVADIPDLKFCSAFGSTPEKALREVLIAKSAWIEAAQASGKRIPKPRYRPAIYQAAAK
- the thiS gene encoding sulfur carrier protein ThiS, whose product is MIEITVNGKKRSYESAPAIPGILAEIGAPERLVVVEVNGAVVYREDWEKTELRDGDRVEVVTFVGGG
- a CDS encoding phage portal protein; the encoded protein is MSDTLNYLDSAEGRSESYMRRRRCALYDAYFSGRPYENEREWRSLLGYSAEVSAPAIVVNYPRLVVERPAHFAFDRVAGVEAADPAAQEFVERAIAGLEIGGISSLDALLSEAAIEASIKGDALLVFDPSGLVSAGNAGETPALPVSVIPAEDYTLECDPHDASKIAFIRIEYRISDGNGKETRHRRELHPDRILEFIGDAPKGRRIWFGGNAAHLAGAAPDEPKEWRLVSAAKNPLGEIPAVVVRNRPRVGRAYGESDFADLLTIFDDINWKYSQRSRNISRTMNAILKSVNGRILNDVISENGVLSVIGEGAEVGYLINDADMREISTHIAELRRALFEISGVTVLDAEKLSGYGALSGFALSVLYEPLIALAEKKRRTIGGAVERFLSKIVRAGWKLGLIETEPESFGVRIKYGAMFRESERELAEKQSRLLAAIDAGLLTKEQAGKAMETS
- a CDS encoding triose-phosphate isomerase; translated protein: MRKKLLAANWKLYKTFEEADGYAAKLKAAFGGTQPEIDVAVCASFPYLRDLIRAFEGTGIAVGAQNVSEYVEGAYTGEVGVRQLSGYGLRYAILGHSERRNVFGESDKLIRKKLELVLAESELCPILCVGEPLEVREGGEAAAFVANQLDGALSGIHRERVRRLVIAYEPIWAIGTGVNAKPEDAQEMCAWVRTVASDFLSAEVAAEMRVLYGGSIKPANWAAIAAGADVDGGLVGGASLDADAFFELYRITAGRVG
- a CDS encoding PKD domain-containing protein — encoded protein: MTKSLAAFAIAAALLAASLLVPSCSAGKHRNSAGDAGGHRSRDWRDSPETGIAIAEPKSVALESALDEIRGYETPDGADPAVFETLRSELIRRLEEIHGNGAAAPGGGARESGIAGGARESGIAGGTRESGIAGGGSRNSASGNRIVSRAPQGDAGRVTDLAYDPGTNTLSWSYVNLGDFDVSGEVGVSDITPIALHFGALTNDGIGDDALEAWIDGDGDGVVGISDITPIALRFLNEVWGYVVLTSSLEQGEYIQIGAPTPVSQQVLAQHKITLNLPMGQQGFVCVVPVASDNSEGDSSNIIQIPANLIRPNIMSIAPQSALAGNSVVFRAAISGTQPFIYSWSFGDAATPSASNLQQPTEQIGSEGEYDCLLTVSNPAGSDSRHFNLDVVANPYVPNIKSVSPLFGIEGDRATFSASVNGTEPMYYSWDFGGGAVPNHSSDFWPQIVFATAGEYDGIFKATNSSGEDEFHFTFTVYGPGAPPQILSVSPLSGYRATQVQFSADVVGSEPLAYNWTFGDYAVPSQSSEATPVVMLGEPGDYVGMLELTSPFGMASFPFSFAVSHVDWYHSWGSVLSEYALEVTSTSNDSECIVGDISVEDDPFRDILLATFDQYGNFYWATTYHTTFNDCAGGIAADNEGGVYVAGWTATSFEPEPHNDLLIQRYNEYGYILWSKLFLAGVESVARSVVVNEDGFVYVLGFISDAADKICIILNLDSSGQLIWARAYPGAVAYPSEIDQQNGYLYAGGYNWDAEAGQGDLEIMKIDMDGNFIWARRWETPSKEYGNDLAISDTGDIYLGGGTEYYSNGVQKPILLKFSDSGELKKAACFQELPYWTRGIVPTSDGVYISFWRASLAKMDIDENIIWAFGLSDIKDYMDGMVIAKAGHDELVLAGNCNSASLKFEARNPYISHPSGEVINLNVTSGNISGIFVDSDGIQTWREGVLDVGGGSRDFLVQRLDPDEL
- a CDS encoding type II toxin-antitoxin system HicA family toxin, whose protein sequence is MTKIRKLLEQVLRGSGNVSFADVLTLLDALGFRLARKKGSHHIFRRAGVNELINIQNFGGKIKTYQLRQLVSIIERYGLDVGDGK
- a CDS encoding alpha/beta fold hydrolase, with amino-acid sequence MRRHFLLLAFLAAFSGAVFAPPRALADEEYTTERITYRTSDGVNIAGTFFRPAKLRMQKVPVVIMLHMLSRSRNDWNAIAPLVMAEGYCALAIDLRGHGESLEFDQAGRTWREFGDGDFRSMLLDVSGAVSYLATRKEVNTDRIAIIGASIGANLAINYAAQDRHVRTVVLLSPGLNYRGIETMPAAERYGTRAIMIVASESDNPSAADSRALYERLLDTADPPKLKMYPGNRHGTDILSAGNGLDRIIMAWLNNNLLF